In one window of Henckelia pumila isolate YLH828 chromosome 1, ASM3356847v2, whole genome shotgun sequence DNA:
- the LOC140876008 gene encoding HVA22-like protein a, with protein sequence MGSGDNVFSVVAKNIDVLAMPLVSLVFPLYCSIKAIETKSRADDQQWLTYWVLYSLVTLFELTFAKVLEWFPIWSYAKLMGICWLVLPYFNGAACVYENYIRPFYKNPQVKIWYIPRKKDVFSKPDDILTAAEKYIEENGPEAFERMIAKADREARDRRSSYSIFHDGYDQY encoded by the exons ATGGGCTCCGGAGATAATGTTTTCTCAGTGGTTGCAAAGAATATTGATGTTCTTGCTAT GCCTTTGGTCTCCCTTGTTTTCCCACT ATATTGTTCAATCAAGGCCATTGAAACGAAATCGCGCGCAGACGATCAGCAATGGCTAACGTATTGGGTTCTTTACTCCCTGGTCACACTATTTGAACTCACATTTGCTAAAGTACTTGAATG gTTTCCCATATGGTCTTACGCGAAGTTGATGGGCATTTGCTGGTTGGTGTTGCCTTACTTCAACGGGGCAGCGTGTGTGTACGAGAATTACATCAGGCCTTTTTACAAGAATCCGCAGGTTAAAATATGGTACATTCCTAGGAAAAAGGATGTCTTCAGCAAGCCAGATGATATATTAACTGCTGCCGAAAAATACATCGAAGAGAACGGACCCGAAGCTTTCGAAAGGATGATAGCAAAG GCTGATAGGGAAGCAAGAGACAGGCGTAGCAGCTACTCAATCTTTCACGATGGTTATGATCAATATTGA